A genomic segment from Muntiacus reevesi chromosome 15, mMunRee1.1, whole genome shotgun sequence encodes:
- the PGPEP1L gene encoding pyroglutamyl-peptidase 1-like protein isoform X4 has protein sequence MQVELRILQLPVDYREVKQRVARIWEDLRPHFVVHVGVDPAAKAIFLEQCSKNRGYRDADIRGFRPECGVCLPDGPEVIASEVSMKAVSRRAAVQGVEVAFSRDAGMSAITPTTCLCIMEMGARHSSTFLGYLLGSPPACWEKPCKSSSRKCWRRLRRPGFQTWFTGNSAFAVPARENQLGDCSFREN, from the exons ATGCAGGTAGAGCTGCGGATTCTTCAGCTGCCGGTGGATTACAGGGAAGTGAAGCAGAGGGTCGCCAGAATCTGGGAAGATCTTCGACCACAT TTCGTTGTGCATGTGGGCGTGGACCCTGCGGCCAAGGCCATCTTTCTGGAGCAGTGCAGCAAGAACCGAGGCTACCGGGACGCCGACATCCGGGGCTTCCGGCCCGAGTGTGGCGTGTGCCTTCCGGATGGCCCAGAAGTGATTGCGTCAGAGGTCAGCATGAAGGCGGTCAGCCGGCGGGCGGCAGTGCAGGGCGTGGAGGTGGCCTTTTCCCGAGACGCGG GTATGTCTGCGATTACGCCTACTACCTGTCTTTGCATCATGGAAATGGGTGCGCGGCACTCATCCACGTTCCTCGGTTATCTCCTTGGCTCCCCGCCAGCCTGCTGGGAAAAGCCCTGCAAGTCATCATCCAGGAAATGCTGGAGGAGATTGAGAAGGCCCGGGTTCCAAACCTGGTTCACCGGAAACTCAGCCTTTGCAGTTCCAGCCAGGGAGAACCAACTGGGGGACTGCTCCTTTAGAGAAAATTAA
- the PGPEP1L gene encoding pyroglutamyl-peptidase 1-like protein isoform X3 produces the protein MEAGRSGWKRQKELSKLGLGSDMQVELRILQLPVDYREVKQRVARIWEDLRPHFVVHVGVDPAAKAIFLEQCSKNRGYRDADIRGFRPECGVCLPDGPEVIASEVSMKAVSRRAAVQGVEVAFSRDAGMSAITPTTCLCIMEMGARHSSTFLGYLLGSPPACWEKPCKSSSRKCWRRLRRPGFQTWFTGNSAFAVPARENQLGDCSFREN, from the exons GAACTCTCCAAGCTGGGCCTGGGGAGTGACATGCAGGTAGAGCTGCGGATTCTTCAGCTGCCGGTGGATTACAGGGAAGTGAAGCAGAGGGTCGCCAGAATCTGGGAAGATCTTCGACCACAT TTCGTTGTGCATGTGGGCGTGGACCCTGCGGCCAAGGCCATCTTTCTGGAGCAGTGCAGCAAGAACCGAGGCTACCGGGACGCCGACATCCGGGGCTTCCGGCCCGAGTGTGGCGTGTGCCTTCCGGATGGCCCAGAAGTGATTGCGTCAGAGGTCAGCATGAAGGCGGTCAGCCGGCGGGCGGCAGTGCAGGGCGTGGAGGTGGCCTTTTCCCGAGACGCGG GTATGTCTGCGATTACGCCTACTACCTGTCTTTGCATCATGGAAATGGGTGCGCGGCACTCATCCACGTTCCTCGGTTATCTCCTTGGCTCCCCGCCAGCCTGCTGGGAAAAGCCCTGCAAGTCATCATCCAGGAAATGCTGGAGGAGATTGAGAAGGCCCGGGTTCCAAACCTGGTTCACCGGAAACTCAGCCTTTGCAGTTCCAGCCAGGGAGAACCAACTGGGGGACTGCTCCTTTAGAGAAAATTAA